Proteins co-encoded in one Arachis hypogaea cultivar Tifrunner chromosome 11, arahy.Tifrunner.gnm2.J5K5, whole genome shotgun sequence genomic window:
- the LOC112720139 gene encoding uncharacterized protein, which yields MPRYKDDSPAIRVYTVCDESRYLIVRNVPSLGCGDDLKQLFSSYGEVEECKPMDAEDCEPFTDVYWIKFRLFSNARFAKRKLDDFVFLGNRLQVSYAPQFETLSDTKDKLEGRRREVLARLNPRRSKEIGAPSSSKTMSKSEVVAVSSNTSFVSAHLDHNERGSSHVGNLPITTVSSNQDYFPSDSMNQTVRLVRDKLDKIQASGEHPQAGSASKKARVDNRRRI from the exons ATGCCGCGTTACAAAGATGATTCCCCTGCCATTCGTGTCTACACTGTTTGCGATGAATCTCG GTATTTGATTGTAAGGAATGTTCCGTCGTTGGGCTGCGGAGATGATCTAAAACAATTGTTTTCATCCTATGGAGAAGTAGAAGA GTGTAAGCCAATGGATGCGGAGGACTGTGAGCCATTCACTGATGTCTATTGGATCAAATTCCGTCTTTTCAGCAATGCCag GTTTGCTAAAAGAAAATTGGATGATTTTGTTTTCCTTGGGAATCGACTGCAAGTTTCATATGCTCCCCAATTTGAGACGCTCTCTGACACAAAGGATAAGTTAgaggggagaagaagagaggTTTTGGCACGACTAAACC CTAGAAGATCCAAAGAGATTGGAGCGCCCTCAAGCTCGAAAACTATGAGCAAGAGTGAGGTAGTTGCTGTTTCCTCAAATACCAGTTTCGTGTCGGCACATTTGGATCATAATGAAAG AGGCAGTTCACACGTTGGAAATCTTCCAATAACAACAGTCTCCTCTAATCAG GATTATTTTCCTTCTGATTCCATGAATCAAACAGTGAGACTTGTCCGGGATAAGCTTGATAAG ATTCAAGCCAGTGGGGAGCATCCACAAGCTGGATCTGCATCCAAGAAAGCAAGAGTTGATAACAGGAGGAGGATTTAA